In one Niallia taxi genomic region, the following are encoded:
- a CDS encoding 2-keto-3-deoxygluconate permease: MQIPIKKTLDKIPGGMMVVPLFLGVLTNTFFPQFLEIGHFTTALFSKEASSTILACFMFLIGSQINFKLAPKAIKKGAILLSGKFIVGAGLGILIAMMFGPAGILGLSPLAILAALLNANGGLYASLASSYGDETDVGAYALFSLKDGPFFTLVALGASGLASIPFQALVGVLIPILIGMILGNIDPDMRKFLGSSKLLLIPFFSFPLGAGMNLNTIIEAGGPGLLLGLIASFTGIGAFLLLKLFKENPIVGLATGSTAGNAVATPAVVAAADPTLSAIAPAATAQVAAACVVSAIVCPIIVSYVYKRSEKKKAKRAIVSAA, encoded by the coding sequence ATGCAAATTCCAATTAAGAAAACGCTCGATAAAATTCCAGGTGGGATGATGGTAGTTCCACTTTTTTTAGGGGTATTAACAAACACATTTTTTCCGCAATTTTTAGAGATTGGACATTTTACAACAGCATTATTCAGTAAAGAGGCCTCATCCACTATTTTAGCTTGTTTTATGTTTTTAATTGGCTCACAAATTAACTTCAAACTAGCACCAAAGGCTATTAAAAAAGGTGCAATATTATTATCTGGGAAATTTATAGTAGGTGCAGGGTTAGGTATTTTAATTGCTATGATGTTTGGTCCTGCTGGAATCTTAGGCCTATCACCACTCGCAATTCTTGCAGCATTATTAAATGCTAATGGGGGCCTTTATGCTTCCCTTGCTTCATCTTATGGTGACGAAACAGATGTAGGGGCATACGCATTGTTCTCATTAAAAGATGGTCCATTTTTCACGTTAGTAGCATTAGGTGCTTCTGGTCTTGCTTCTATTCCATTTCAAGCACTTGTAGGGGTATTAATTCCAATATTAATTGGGATGATTTTAGGGAATATCGATCCTGATATGAGAAAGTTTCTTGGAAGCAGTAAGCTATTATTAATCCCATTTTTCTCCTTCCCATTAGGTGCAGGAATGAATCTGAACACAATTATTGAAGCGGGAGGTCCTGGTTTACTACTTGGATTAATAGCTTCATTTACAGGAATAGGCGCTTTCTTGCTTTTGAAATTATTCAAGGAAAATCCTATCGTTGGTTTAGCAACTGGTTCGACTGCAGGCAACGCAGTAGCAACACCGGCAGTTGTTGCGGCAGCAGATCCGACTCTTTCTGCAATAGCTCCAGCTGCAACTGCACAAGTTGCGGCAGCATGTGTGGTCTCAGCAATAGTTTGTCCGATTATTGTCAGTTATGTATATAAAAGGTCCGAAAAGAAAAAGGCTAAAAGGGCCATTGTAAGCGCAGCATAA
- a CDS encoding response regulator: MINVMIVEDDPMVAQINKRYLTKIEGFRLAATATSVDEAIQLLDKEEIQLILLDIFMPGKLGIELLAHLRKNELEIDVIIISAASDLERIKKALRYGIVDYLIKPFEFDRFNTALTTYYEQARLIDKQDSVSQQELDSLLLHRDEHVIAEELPKGLAKDTLKQVWDAVQKLKEGPFSTDDIVNIVGISRVSARKYLNFLKDIGILDVKVIYGAVGRPVYQHEYNQFKEHLIKNFL; encoded by the coding sequence TTGATTAATGTAATGATTGTAGAAGATGACCCGATGGTAGCGCAAATAAATAAACGATATCTTACCAAAATTGAAGGATTTCGGTTAGCTGCAACAGCCACCTCAGTTGATGAAGCTATACAATTACTTGATAAGGAAGAAATACAGCTTATCCTTTTGGATATTTTTATGCCGGGAAAACTTGGAATAGAGCTGTTAGCACATCTTCGGAAAAATGAGCTGGAAATTGATGTTATTATTATCTCTGCTGCATCCGATCTTGAACGCATTAAGAAGGCATTAAGATATGGGATTGTCGACTATTTAATTAAGCCTTTTGAATTTGACAGGTTTAACACGGCACTTACTACCTATTATGAACAAGCTCGGTTGATTGATAAACAAGATTCGGTAAGTCAACAGGAGCTGGATAGCTTGCTTTTGCACAGAGATGAACATGTCATCGCAGAGGAGCTGCCAAAGGGATTAGCGAAGGATACGTTAAAGCAAGTATGGGATGCTGTTCAGAAATTAAAGGAAGGGCCTTTTTCGACTGATGACATTGTTAATATTGTTGGCATCTCAAGAGTTTCTGCCAGAAAGTACCTTAATTTTCTTAAGGACATAGGAATCCTTGATGTTAAGGTTATCTATGGAGCTGTCGGCAGGCCTGTTTATCAGCATGAATATAATCAATTTAAAGAGCATTTAATAAAAAATTTTTTGTAA